One window of the Rufibacter radiotolerans genome contains the following:
- a CDS encoding RNA polymerase sigma factor: MQTPLETTFLQLLHSNQDRIYRVCRSYAPDHQAAQDLFQETVLQLWKSLATFRGEAQLQTWVYRVTLNVCLQARLRYQNDQKRTRHLDSIQFLNLPQETPDPATEERLKALHHCIQKLNDSDRSLVLLYLEDLPYREIATVTGLTENHVAVKMKRIREKLFTCLSPALC, encoded by the coding sequence ATGCAAACACCACTGGAAACTACCTTCCTGCAGCTACTGCACTCCAACCAAGACCGCATCTATAGGGTTTGCCGGTCTTACGCGCCAGACCACCAGGCCGCCCAAGACTTGTTTCAGGAAACGGTGCTCCAGCTCTGGAAGTCGTTGGCCACGTTCAGGGGGGAGGCGCAGCTCCAGACCTGGGTGTACCGGGTTACGCTTAACGTGTGTCTGCAGGCCCGCCTGCGTTACCAGAATGACCAGAAGCGCACCCGGCACCTGGACAGTATCCAGTTCCTGAACCTGCCCCAGGAGACTCCAGACCCCGCCACCGAAGAGCGGTTAAAGGCACTGCACCACTGCATCCAAAAGCTGAATGACTCTGACCGCTCGCTGGTCCTGCTGTACCTGGAAGACCTGCCCTACCGAGAAATTGCCACAGTGACCGGCCTCACAGAAAACCATGTGGCCGTGAAGATGAAACGCATTAGAGAAAAATTATTCACCTGTTTAAGCCCCGCCTTATGCTAG
- a CDS encoding M20/M25/M40 family metallo-hydrolase — protein MKYKLHLINNGLTRSFSGVLVAGLLLSSSLVSAQVKNPVVDSIIKEATENSQLEPMAHELLDVIGPRLVGSPQMLQASDWAIEKYKGWGIAARRENWGEWRGWQRGVSHIDMVHPRVKSLEGMQLAWSPGTKSKGVTAETIILDDVADSVAFLKWLPSVKGKFVLISMNQPTGRPDYNWQEFATKESFEKMKTERTAQTEAWRQRIAKTGHTARTLPVALEKAGAAGVVMSNWSSGFGVNKIFSAYTKKIPAVDIALEDYGMLYRLTQSGHKPKISVRADAKETGVAKAFNTIAEIKGTEKPNEYVLLSAHFDSWDGGSGATDNGTGTLVMMEAMRILKKVYPNPKRTILVGHWGSEEQGLNGSRAFVEDHPEIVQNLQALFNQDNGTGRVANISGQGFLHAYDYINRWLLPVPSSIKESIQTTFPGTPGGGGSDHASFVAAGAPAFSLSSLSWSYGTYTWHTNRDTYDKVVFDDVRSNAILTAILAYMASEDPAKTPREKSVLPVNARTGEPMKWPEQRSPTRKGGLD, from the coding sequence ATGAAATATAAACTACACCTTATAAACAACGGCTTGACCAGAAGCTTTTCCGGAGTGCTGGTAGCCGGTTTGCTGCTGTCATCCTCGCTGGTATCTGCCCAAGTGAAGAACCCCGTAGTGGATAGCATTATCAAAGAAGCCACCGAGAATTCACAGCTGGAGCCCATGGCGCATGAGCTGTTAGATGTGATTGGCCCGCGGTTGGTAGGTTCGCCGCAGATGTTGCAGGCCAGCGACTGGGCTATAGAGAAATACAAAGGCTGGGGTATTGCTGCCCGGCGTGAGAACTGGGGCGAGTGGCGCGGCTGGCAGCGGGGCGTCTCGCACATAGACATGGTACACCCTCGCGTAAAGTCCCTGGAAGGCATGCAACTGGCCTGGAGCCCAGGCACCAAAAGCAAAGGCGTGACCGCCGAAACCATCATCTTGGACGATGTAGCTGATTCTGTGGCGTTCCTGAAGTGGTTGCCCAGCGTGAAAGGAAAGTTTGTGCTTATCTCCATGAATCAACCCACCGGCCGACCAGATTATAACTGGCAGGAGTTTGCCACCAAAGAATCTTTTGAGAAAATGAAGACCGAGCGCACCGCCCAGACTGAGGCCTGGCGCCAGCGCATAGCCAAAACCGGCCATACGGCCCGCACGTTGCCCGTGGCCCTGGAGAAAGCCGGTGCCGCAGGGGTGGTGATGTCCAACTGGTCTTCGGGGTTTGGGGTAAATAAGATTTTCAGCGCCTATACTAAAAAGATACCTGCCGTAGACATTGCCCTGGAAGATTACGGCATGTTGTACCGTCTTACCCAATCTGGACACAAGCCTAAAATCAGCGTTCGTGCCGATGCCAAAGAGACCGGTGTGGCCAAAGCCTTCAACACCATCGCGGAGATAAAAGGCACTGAGAAACCGAATGAATACGTGCTGTTGTCGGCGCACTTTGACTCCTGGGACGGCGGTTCCGGGGCCACCGATAACGGAACCGGCACTCTGGTCATGATGGAGGCCATGCGCATTCTCAAGAAAGTGTACCCTAACCCCAAAAGAACCATTCTAGTAGGTCACTGGGGTAGCGAGGAACAGGGCCTGAACGGTTCCCGCGCCTTTGTGGAAGACCACCCCGAGATTGTGCAGAACCTGCAGGCCCTCTTTAACCAGGACAACGGAACCGGAAGGGTAGCCAACATCTCGGGTCAGGGCTTCTTGCATGCCTATGACTATATCAACCGCTGGTTACTTCCGGTGCCGTCCAGCATCAAGGAGTCTATCCAGACTACCTTTCCAGGCACCCCGGGCGGCGGCGGTTCTGACCATGCCTCTTTTGTGGCAGCCGGCGCGCCCGCCTTCTCCCTGAGTTCTTTAAGCTGGTCGTATGGTACCTACACCTGGCACACCAACCGCGATACCTATGACAAAGTAGTGTTTGATGACGTGCGCAGCAACGCCATTCTTACCGCCATTCTCGCCTACATGGCCAGCGAAGACCCGGCTAAAACACCCCGTGAGAAAAGCGTGCTGCCCGTGAACGCCAGAACCGGCGAGCCTATGAAATGGCCTGAGCAACGTAGCCCTACCCGCAAAGGCGGCCTGGACTAA
- a CDS encoding threonine aldolase family protein: MLYSFTNDYSEGCHPNILQRLLQTNLTQQPGYGNDTFTLESVAAIKQLCQKPEVDVHLVAGGTLANLIVPGAFLKTYESVIAAETAHINNHEAGAIEATGHKIETVATLDGKLRPEAIQPLLNKFPEYHTVKPRIVYISNSTEIGTIYTRQELQDLYAFCQQNNLLLFLDGARLAMALSAEKNDLTLAHIAALTDVFYLGATKCGGLIGEAIVLANPALQKDFKYYIKQRGALMAKGRLFGMQFAELLKDNLMFTLGGHANQMAKRLAVRLQGLGYSFLSQPETNQIFPILPDALIVELSKKYGFFVWRKMEEGFSAVRLITSWATPQEQVDQFLEEVQVLSERLR; the protein is encoded by the coding sequence ATGCTATACAGTTTCACCAATGACTACAGCGAAGGCTGTCACCCCAATATTCTGCAACGCCTTCTGCAGACCAACCTCACGCAGCAGCCCGGCTACGGAAACGACACCTTCACCCTGGAGTCTGTGGCGGCCATTAAACAGCTGTGCCAAAAGCCCGAGGTAGACGTGCACCTGGTGGCAGGCGGCACCCTGGCCAACCTCATTGTGCCGGGGGCCTTCCTTAAGACGTATGAATCTGTGATTGCCGCCGAGACCGCCCACATCAACAACCATGAGGCCGGGGCCATTGAAGCCACCGGTCACAAGATAGAAACGGTGGCTACCCTAGACGGAAAGCTTCGGCCAGAGGCCATTCAGCCGCTGCTGAACAAGTTTCCGGAGTACCACACGGTGAAGCCTCGCATTGTCTACATCTCCAACTCCACGGAGATCGGCACCATTTACACCAGGCAGGAACTGCAGGACCTTTACGCCTTCTGCCAGCAAAACAACCTGCTGCTGTTCCTGGACGGCGCCCGGCTGGCCATGGCCTTATCTGCCGAAAAAAACGACCTTACCCTGGCCCACATTGCCGCGCTCACAGACGTCTTCTACCTGGGCGCCACCAAATGCGGCGGACTTATAGGCGAGGCGATTGTTCTGGCCAACCCGGCCCTGCAGAAAGATTTCAAATACTACATAAAGCAACGCGGCGCGCTCATGGCCAAGGGGCGTCTGTTTGGGATGCAGTTTGCGGAATTGCTTAAAGACAACCTTATGTTTACCTTAGGCGGGCACGCCAACCAAATGGCCAAGCGTCTGGCAGTGCGGTTGCAGGGCCTGGGGTACTCCTTCCTGAGCCAACCTGAGACCAACCAGATTTTCCCTATTTTACCAGATGCCCTTATTGTGGAGCTCTCAAAAAAGTACGGGTTCTTTGTCTGGCGGAAAATGGAGGAAGGCTTCTCGGCTGTCAGGCTCATCACTTCCTGGGCTACCCCGCAGGAGCAGGTAGACCAGTTTCTGGAAGAGGTGCAGGTGCTTTCTGAGAGGTTGAGGTAG
- a CDS encoding M1 family metallopeptidase codes for MKLTHVRWFVAALSLFLAASMPSAQAQNTPPSFTRHDTLRGSITPERVWWDLTHYDLSIKVNPKDSTFQGMNKVTYRVLKPHQTMQLDLQPPMRMERVVQNGQNLVVRQDGNAWFIQLQEPQVPGAVQSVEVYYSGKPQVSVNPPWTGGVTWKQDAKGNPFIATSVQGDGASLFWPNKDHMYDEPDSMMIRVNVPMPLVDVSNGRLRKVEEHPDRTRTYHWAVTNPINNYGVNVNVGVYTSFYEVYPGEKGPLDCTYYVLPENLEKAKVQFKDVPRMLKAFEHWFGPYPFYEDGYKLVEVPYLGMEHQSSVTYGNKYQNGYLGRDLSGTGWGLKFDFIIIHESGHEWFANNITYKDIADMWVHEAFTAYSENLFLDYHYGKEASSAYVIGTRKAIKNDRPVVGKYDLNYPGSGDMYYKGANMLHTLRQLVGNDKKWRKILRGLNQDFYHQTVTGAQIEQYLVQKTGMNLTAFFDQYLRNVRIPELEYQLKGNKLSYRWTNCLPTFAMPVKVLINGKPKWLKPVANSWKDTKVVKGSSHILVEPNFYVTGKRLEVE; via the coding sequence ATGAAACTCACTCATGTACGGTGGTTTGTTGCGGCACTTTCCCTGTTCCTGGCTGCATCTATGCCTTCGGCCCAGGCCCAAAACACGCCGCCCTCCTTTACCCGGCATGACACCTTGCGCGGCTCTATTACGCCAGAGCGCGTCTGGTGGGATCTAACGCACTATGACCTCTCTATCAAGGTAAACCCCAAGGACAGCACCTTTCAAGGCATGAACAAGGTTACCTACAGAGTCCTGAAGCCGCACCAGACCATGCAGCTGGACCTGCAGCCACCCATGCGCATGGAGCGGGTGGTGCAGAACGGCCAGAACCTGGTGGTACGGCAAGACGGAAACGCCTGGTTTATTCAGTTGCAAGAACCGCAGGTGCCCGGCGCGGTGCAGAGCGTGGAGGTGTATTACAGCGGCAAGCCCCAGGTAAGCGTGAACCCACCCTGGACCGGCGGCGTCACCTGGAAACAGGACGCGAAGGGCAATCCTTTCATCGCTACCTCGGTGCAGGGCGACGGCGCCAGCCTCTTCTGGCCCAACAAGGACCACATGTATGACGAGCCCGACAGCATGATGATACGCGTGAACGTGCCCATGCCGCTGGTAGACGTCTCTAACGGAAGGCTCCGGAAGGTAGAGGAACACCCAGACCGCACCAGAACCTATCATTGGGCCGTCACCAACCCTATTAACAACTATGGCGTGAACGTGAACGTGGGCGTCTATACTTCCTTTTATGAGGTGTACCCCGGGGAGAAAGGCCCCTTAGATTGCACGTACTATGTCTTGCCGGAGAACCTGGAGAAAGCCAAAGTGCAGTTTAAAGACGTACCCCGCATGCTCAAGGCTTTTGAGCACTGGTTCGGCCCCTACCCTTTCTATGAAGACGGCTACAAACTGGTAGAGGTGCCCTACCTGGGCATGGAGCACCAGAGCTCGGTGACGTACGGCAATAAATACCAGAACGGCTATTTGGGCAGGGACCTGAGCGGCACCGGTTGGGGCCTCAAGTTTGACTTCATCATCATTCATGAAAGCGGCCATGAGTGGTTCGCCAACAACATCACCTACAAAGACATTGCCGATATGTGGGTGCATGAGGCGTTCACGGCCTATTCAGAAAACCTCTTTCTGGACTACCATTACGGCAAAGAAGCCAGCAGCGCCTACGTGATTGGCACCCGCAAAGCCATTAAAAACGACCGTCCCGTGGTAGGCAAATATGACCTCAACTACCCCGGCTCCGGTGATATGTATTACAAGGGCGCCAACATGCTGCACACGCTCCGGCAATTGGTAGGCAATGACAAGAAATGGCGGAAAATCTTGCGTGGCCTCAACCAGGACTTCTACCACCAGACTGTGACCGGCGCGCAAATTGAACAGTACCTGGTCCAGAAAACCGGCATGAACCTCACCGCCTTCTTTGACCAGTACCTGCGTAATGTCAGAATTCCCGAATTGGAATACCAACTCAAGGGCAACAAACTCTCCTACCGCTGGACCAACTGCCTCCCCACCTTCGCCATGCCCGTGAAAGTGCTGATCAACGGAAAACCCAAATGGCTCAAGCCCGTGGCTAACAGCTGGAAAGACACTAAAGTGGTGAAAGGCTCCTCTCATATATTAGTGGAACCCAATTTTTACGTGACCGGCAAACGCTTGGAAGTAGAATAA
- a CDS encoding sensor histidine kinase: MENRVYNTFCIITLFGVGYNIPFNLITGLYGPFFVTVFLLGLVSFALYLSRFKGKYQLSFLILSVSIHAGLGINYFFNDGITGPTLVLLSLFFFPILVVASKRRYWIWTTINVGLILTLALVEYLYPEVILGRYLTRETRFIDMVSTYLIVIMLIRACTVFLLNHYNNAHKAAQEANLALQKLNQEKTKLLSIISHDFRAPLANIQGYLQFLTKTDIAPDQRLKIKTQLLQNTQTTLDMLTNVLTWSKSQMEGGEKALVSINVNTALSASLELFKDMAIHKDITLKYSLGEDIFIVSDEEFLQLVARNLVNNAIKFTKPGGAIEVSAVKNGSNLLLCVKDSGNGEPATITPDIFLLNSGPSYGTNREKGVGLGLVLCREFVEEQQGRIWFETQPTSGVSFFVEVPLVPERMELSFVLEQTALPKAV, encoded by the coding sequence ATGGAGAACCGCGTTTACAACACGTTTTGTATTATCACGCTTTTCGGGGTGGGGTACAATATCCCGTTTAACCTCATTACCGGACTGTACGGACCTTTCTTTGTGACCGTATTCCTTTTGGGACTGGTTTCATTTGCCTTGTATCTTTCCAGGTTTAAAGGCAAATACCAGCTGAGCTTTCTCATTTTGTCGGTGTCAATCCATGCGGGGCTAGGGATCAATTATTTCTTTAACGACGGGATTACGGGGCCTACGCTGGTGCTGTTGTCCTTGTTTTTCTTCCCTATTCTGGTGGTGGCCTCCAAGCGCCGCTACTGGATCTGGACCACCATTAACGTGGGACTTATTCTCACGCTGGCTTTGGTAGAATACCTGTACCCAGAGGTGATTCTAGGGCGCTACCTTACCCGCGAGACACGTTTTATTGACATGGTGTCTACCTATCTGATTGTGATTATGTTGATTAGGGCCTGTACCGTTTTCCTGCTCAACCATTACAACAATGCCCATAAAGCGGCCCAGGAAGCCAATCTGGCCCTCCAGAAACTGAACCAGGAAAAGACCAAGCTGCTTTCCATTATTTCACATGATTTCAGGGCCCCATTAGCCAACATTCAGGGCTACCTGCAGTTTCTGACCAAAACAGACATTGCCCCAGACCAGCGGTTAAAGATTAAAACGCAGCTGCTCCAAAACACGCAGACCACGCTAGATATGCTCACCAATGTGCTTACCTGGTCTAAAAGCCAGATGGAGGGCGGGGAAAAGGCACTGGTCTCCATTAACGTCAATACGGCGCTGTCTGCTTCCCTGGAGCTTTTCAAGGACATGGCCATCCATAAAGACATCACCCTTAAGTACAGCTTAGGGGAGGATATTTTCATTGTCAGCGACGAGGAGTTTCTGCAACTGGTGGCAAGAAACCTGGTCAACAACGCCATCAAATTCACAAAGCCCGGCGGAGCCATTGAGGTAAGTGCCGTTAAAAATGGGTCAAACCTGCTCTTATGCGTCAAAGACAGCGGAAACGGGGAACCTGCTACCATCACCCCTGATATTTTCCTGCTGAACAGCGGCCCTTCTTACGGAACCAACCGGGAGAAAGGGGTAGGCTTAGGTCTGGTGCTTTGCCGCGAATTTGTGGAAGAGCAGCAGGGCCGCATCTGGTTTGAAACCCAGCCTACTTCAGGGGTTAGCTTCTTTGTAGAGGTTCCGTTGGTGCCAGAGAGGATGGAGCTTTCCTTTGTTTTAGAACAGACAGCCTTGCCTAAAGCGGTTTAA